One genomic segment of [Phormidium] sp. ETS-05 includes these proteins:
- a CDS encoding P-aminobenzoate N-oxygenase AurF, with protein sequence MTATFTEPKNNTLLENQQVYRRLEINYTRNKKQDHTQLLDAAAAAFSYEDCRDEYWNPEEFSLFYGTPLWEQASPSQRVILNQLYWVAYYSQIISAEIATILFNQTSAAGLYALEDFRLVCDMLDLESAQERAHINAFKTVSNQVESALFGQRIFSYPMRGPFAETMIFADTNALKAWWKKLQLRAFGMLSSDNAFLACQYFTVRGLRTLNGKLVQHKLSNYYQHHPDKDNAPIPAKISYYHFMDESFHFNSSTIVGHDVVKCLKQPTEFEKFAANLGLKGCQKDHYNFSVAINGIFWYDPALYPAIYQVLRSPVFGMDDAEAKQMMRLCFTEESDGLHRSYQTHREAVASYQAYLEKVDYAWSVNKEMSLMAANSIPKYLATQKRALAKF encoded by the coding sequence ATGACCGCAACTTTCACAGAACCCAAAAACAACACCCTCCTAGAAAATCAGCAGGTTTACCGCCGTCTAGAAATCAACTATACCCGCAACAAAAAACAAGACCATACCCAGCTTTTGGATGCAGCGGCGGCGGCTTTCAGCTATGAAGATTGCCGCGATGAATACTGGAACCCAGAAGAATTTTCCCTCTTCTATGGCACCCCATTATGGGAGCAAGCCAGTCCCAGTCAGCGAGTGATTTTAAATCAGCTTTACTGGGTGGCTTATTACTCCCAGATTATCTCGGCGGAAATTGCTACTATCTTATTCAACCAAACTAGCGCGGCTGGACTTTATGCCTTAGAAGATTTCCGCTTAGTCTGCGATATGCTAGACTTAGAATCAGCCCAAGAACGCGCCCATATCAACGCTTTTAAAACCGTATCCAACCAAGTAGAATCAGCCTTATTTGGTCAGCGGATTTTCAGCTATCCCATGCGCGGGCCATTTGCCGAAACCATGATTTTTGCCGATACCAACGCCCTCAAGGCTTGGTGGAAAAAATTGCAGCTTCGGGCTTTTGGTATGCTATCATCGGATAATGCCTTTCTCGCTTGCCAGTATTTCACCGTGCGGGGGTTGCGCACTCTCAACGGTAAGCTGGTACAACATAAGTTAAGTAATTATTACCAGCATCACCCGGATAAAGACAATGCACCGATTCCGGCGAAAATATCCTATTATCACTTTATGGATGAGAGTTTCCACTTTAACAGCTCTACGATTGTGGGGCATGATGTGGTAAAATGCCTCAAACAGCCCACGGAGTTTGAAAAATTCGCCGCTAATTTGGGGCTGAAAGGCTGCCAAAAAGACCATTATAATTTCTCGGTGGCGATTAACGGCATTTTTTGGTATGACCCTGCCTTATATCCGGCGATTTATCAGGTGTTGCGCTCCCCAGTGTTTGGTATGGATGATGCGGAAGCTAAGCAAATGATGCGGCTGTGTTTCACGGAGGAATCGGACGGTTTACACCGCAGTTACCAAACTCACCGCGAGGCGGTGGCTTCTTATCAGGCGTATTTGGAAAAAGTCGATTATGCTTGGTCGGTGAATAAGGAAATGAGTTTGATGGCGGCAAATTCGATTCCCAAGTATTTGGCGACGCAAAAGCGAGCTTTGGCGAAGTTTTAA
- a CDS encoding 2Fe-2S iron-sulfur cluster-binding protein produces MSEKTCVVRFPGTNYPPLELKAGDKLSEHLTAQNSPVLFGCRTGICGTCLVLVEGDIPPPGEDEREILYVMEMENTPARLACMVELTGDINLVFVEEQM; encoded by the coding sequence ATGAGTGAAAAAACTTGTGTGGTGAGGTTTCCCGGTACGAATTATCCGCCGCTGGAGTTAAAAGCTGGGGATAAGCTGTCGGAACATCTGACGGCGCAGAATTCCCCGGTGTTGTTTGGTTGTCGCACGGGTATTTGTGGCACTTGTTTGGTGCTGGTGGAAGGAGATATTCCACCCCCTGGGGAGGATGAGAGGGAAATTTTATATGTGATGGAAATGGAAAATACCCCAGCGAGGTTAGCTTGTATGGTGGAGTTAACTGGGGATATTAACCTGGTATTTGTTGAGGAGCAAATGTGA
- a CDS encoding sterol desaturase family protein produces MIVFAAFIVLVSLTATKAHIRNAWREKTGANWLLDGAGLFCQGILIPLLQLTIVYQLYQYLFPAYAGCLHWHPVAAFFASFVLVDYIYYWNHRLLHSRYLWSVHRVHHTITTRDVVGTSRNTLWASFLIVYLWLHGLFLYLLANPSYYALGVSLTAALDLWRHSQIEWPENWLFRWLGRFLILPQDHAWHHAPGDDCNFGANFKWWDMLHGTYRESAAAPDVLGISVPLNLMQMLLWPLL; encoded by the coding sequence ATGATAGTATTCGCAGCTTTTATTGTCTTAGTTTCCCTGACAGCGACTAAAGCACATATCCGCAACGCTTGGCGCGAAAAAACCGGCGCTAATTGGCTGTTAGATGGGGCGGGATTGTTTTGTCAAGGCATACTTATTCCCCTACTCCAGCTTACCATAGTTTATCAACTTTATCAATATCTATTTCCTGCTTATGCTGGTTGCTTGCATTGGCATCCCGTGGCGGCTTTTTTTGCGAGTTTTGTCCTAGTAGATTATATTTACTATTGGAATCATCGGCTGCTACACTCTAGATACTTGTGGTCAGTGCATCGGGTGCATCACACGATTACTACCAGGGATGTGGTGGGGACTTCTCGCAATACCCTATGGGCGAGTTTTCTCATCGTCTATCTGTGGCTTCACGGGTTGTTTCTTTACTTGTTGGCGAATCCGAGTTATTATGCTCTGGGGGTGAGTTTGACGGCGGCGCTAGATTTGTGGCGCCATAGTCAAATAGAATGGCCAGAAAATTGGCTGTTTCGCTGGCTGGGGCGATTTTTGATATTACCTCAAGACCACGCATGGCACCACGCACCGGGGGATGATTGCAATTTTGGGGCAAATTTTAAGTGGTGGGATATGCTACATGGGACTTATCGGGAATCTGCAGCAGCTCCTGATGTTTTGGGGATTTCGGTTCCGCTAAATTTGATGCAAATGTTACTTTGGCCCTTGCTATGA
- a CDS encoding SDR family oxidoreductase encodes MIKSVLITGVSSGFGRGMVDEFLQRGWQVIATMRNLDSRRELLAAPLAQYGEEQLILLNLDLTDSEQVKSVIDKVLNQGLLHCLIHNAAFRVFGALENLSEAQIRHQFEVNFFGAVSLTRAFLPLLRQSQGSIIFISSTFGFCPYPLTSAHCASKHALEGFAESLYYEVKPHGVDVAIIEPGASQTNSAQNRAWGGGDCPTYQLQTANYQKLQQRITGNAANNTPIVARLAADIASGKRHPFRSRVGRDAEVIYLFQKILPQRLRIPVNNFIYQRLFCQEGK; translated from the coding sequence ATGATAAAATCGGTGCTAATTACCGGCGTTTCCTCTGGTTTTGGCCGGGGGATGGTGGATGAATTTTTGCAGCGGGGATGGCAAGTGATTGCCACCATGCGTAATCTTGACAGTCGGCGGGAACTTTTGGCCGCACCTTTGGCACAATATGGAGAAGAACAACTAATTTTGCTCAATCTTGACCTGACCGACTCGGAGCAGGTAAAATCTGTGATTGATAAGGTGCTAAATCAAGGTTTGTTACATTGTTTAATTCATAATGCGGCTTTTAGGGTGTTTGGGGCATTAGAAAACCTCAGCGAAGCCCAAATTAGGCATCAATTTGAGGTTAATTTTTTTGGGGCTGTATCCCTGACTAGAGCTTTTTTGCCCCTGCTGCGCCAAAGTCAGGGGAGTATCATCTTTATTTCTTCTACTTTTGGCTTTTGTCCCTATCCTCTCACAAGCGCACATTGTGCCAGCAAGCACGCTTTAGAAGGTTTTGCCGAAAGTCTTTATTATGAGGTGAAACCCCACGGGGTGGATGTGGCTATTATTGAACCGGGGGCAAGTCAAACTAACTCGGCGCAAAACCGCGCTTGGGGAGGAGGCGACTGTCCCACCTACCAATTACAAACGGCAAATTACCAGAAATTACAACAAAGAATTACGGGTAATGCGGCTAATAATACGCCGATAGTTGCTCGACTGGCGGCGGATATTGCCTCTGGGAAACGCCACCCTTTCCGCTCTCGCGTGGGGAGGGATGCTGAGGTAATATATCTGTTCCAAAAAATCCTGCCCCAACGCCTGCGGATTCCTGTGAATAATTTTATCTATCAACGTCTTTTTTGTCAAGAGGGGAAATAA
- a CDS encoding aromatic ring-hydroxylating dioxygenase subunit alpha — translation MKIFNNFDIVAKGWYIACPSSSLPKGQVKSLELCGQKIALFRGEDGKVRAIDAFCPHLGTDLGIGRVDGNLLRCYFHHWAFDGEGRCRDIPCQAEIPDKARSRGYATDEKYGFIWVYPDATAPEGVVEFDELKGKEVVALADKPWQRHCHHHICMMNGIDAQHLRTVHRINVDLKLSLHQNSSGRIIDFTLRGEFPNSTWVEKIGRRLLGSRYAYAMRYADGCIGLLTIMKDVKLLPPLHMIYAYTPLPSGKTGVQPIYVTAKREGIFGGLVARFLLLLTRWFYYVLRDEDGQIYDNICYNPQNLLPIDGNLVVYMAYVNRLEPSGWSKTTNLVI, via the coding sequence ATGAAAATATTCAACAACTTTGATATAGTGGCCAAAGGATGGTATATTGCCTGTCCGAGCAGTTCTCTCCCAAAGGGGCAAGTGAAATCTCTGGAACTGTGCGGCCAAAAAATCGCTCTATTTCGGGGAGAAGATGGGAAAGTAAGGGCAATAGATGCTTTTTGTCCTCATTTAGGAACTGATTTGGGGATTGGGCGGGTGGATGGCAATTTGCTCCGCTGTTATTTTCACCATTGGGCTTTTGATGGGGAGGGAAGATGTCGGGATATTCCCTGTCAGGCGGAAATTCCTGATAAAGCACGATCGCGTGGTTATGCGACGGATGAAAAGTATGGGTTTATTTGGGTTTATCCCGATGCAACTGCGCCAGAGGGAGTAGTAGAGTTTGACGAACTGAAAGGGAAAGAAGTGGTGGCGTTAGCGGATAAACCTTGGCAACGTCACTGTCATCATCATATTTGTATGATGAATGGTATTGATGCCCAGCATTTGCGCACGGTTCACCGGATAAATGTGGATTTAAAGCTGTCTTTGCACCAGAATAGTTCCGGGAGAATTATCGATTTTACTCTCAGGGGTGAGTTTCCTAATTCTACTTGGGTGGAAAAAATCGGGCGGCGGCTTTTGGGCAGTCGGTATGCTTATGCGATGCGTTATGCTGATGGCTGTATCGGACTGCTTACCATTATGAAGGATGTAAAATTGTTGCCGCCTCTGCATATGATTTATGCTTACACGCCTTTACCGTCTGGAAAAACGGGGGTGCAGCCGATTTATGTGACGGCGAAACGAGAGGGGATTTTCGGTGGGCTGGTAGCGCGGTTTCTGCTGCTGCTGACTCGGTGGTTTTATTATGTGTTGCGGGATGAGGATGGCCAAATTTATGATAATATTTGTTACAATCCTCAGAATTTACTCCCGATCGATGGTAATTTAGTGGTATATATGGCTTATGTAAATCGGTTGGAGCCATCGGGGTGGTCGAAAACAACTAATTTGGTAATTTGA
- a CDS encoding polymorphic toxin type 34 domain-containing protein — protein MIQAGQAPTICDALEILMQEAKRNRDMERQQRIKATQKAKDCRRSRQSHDKK, from the coding sequence TTGATCCAAGCTGGTCAAGCCCCAACCATATGCGACGCACTGGAAATTTTAATGCAGGAGGCAAAAAGAAACCGGGATATGGAACGACAGCAGCGAATAAAAGCTACTCAAAAAGCTAAGGATTGCCGCCGCAGCAGGCAAAGCCACGACAAAAAATAG
- a CDS encoding aromatic ring-hydroxylating dioxygenase subunit alpha, whose product MKSVSHPQTFNNPERFIEGWYWAIPSHKLKLGQIKPVNLQGRELAIARLTDGKTVAFDAYCPHMGAHLAEGKVDGDGIRCFFHNWKFDACGDCTDVPSLGKSLPVQIKTWPTEEKYGMVWVWTGETITHPIPCPPELENLTVDSSFGNHFIKNCHPNVVMINAIDAHHFNTVHNFPIDIVFKREVVSPNAIKFSNTTRGGDDSWFIKLIRPFYKNEGTYSMCYWYGSNGTVTLGPDFLHFYILFALRLTKEGKTEGQTILVTKKRPGIWGWLFNRVVLWLTERVGNYFGKGDTQVFQTIKFDFKTPTKADKAVVDFIDHVEGQKALVWGTWEPVQPDQKLSLEKQLASVAEL is encoded by the coding sequence ATGAAATCAGTTTCCCATCCCCAGACGTTTAATAACCCGGAACGGTTTATCGAGGGTTGGTATTGGGCCATCCCTTCCCATAAACTGAAATTAGGTCAAATTAAACCGGTTAACCTGCAAGGGAGAGAATTGGCGATCGCTCGTCTCACCGACGGGAAAACGGTGGCATTTGACGCTTATTGTCCCCACATGGGAGCCCATCTCGCCGAAGGTAAAGTGGACGGTGACGGTATCCGCTGCTTCTTTCATAACTGGAAATTTGACGCCTGCGGAGACTGCACCGATGTCCCTAGTTTGGGTAAATCTCTACCCGTGCAAATCAAAACCTGGCCCACGGAGGAAAAATATGGCATGGTGTGGGTTTGGACCGGGGAAACCATTACCCATCCCATCCCCTGTCCCCCAGAACTAGAAAACCTCACCGTTGACAGCAGTTTCGGCAACCATTTCATCAAAAACTGTCATCCCAACGTAGTGATGATTAACGCGATCGATGCTCACCATTTTAACACTGTTCACAACTTCCCCATTGACATCGTTTTTAAACGAGAAGTAGTCAGCCCCAACGCCATCAAATTCAGCAACACCACCCGAGGCGGCGATGATTCCTGGTTTATCAAACTCATCCGCCCTTTTTACAAAAACGAAGGCACATACAGTATGTGTTACTGGTATGGCAGCAATGGCACGGTGACATTAGGCCCGGATTTTTTACATTTTTACATTTTGTTTGCTCTGCGTTTGACCAAAGAGGGCAAAACTGAAGGTCAAACTATCTTAGTCACCAAAAAACGCCCTGGAATTTGGGGCTGGTTATTTAACCGGGTGGTGTTGTGGCTCACTGAGCGGGTGGGTAACTACTTCGGTAAAGGCGATACCCAAGTTTTCCAAACCATTAAATTTGACTTCAAAACTCCCACGAAAGCCGATAAAGCTGTGGTGGATTTTATAGACCATGTGGAAGGGCAAAAAGCCTTGGTTTGGGGCACATGGGAGCCGGTGCAGCCAGACCAAAAGCTATCTCTGGAAAAGCAACTAGCATCGGTGGCAGAATTATGA
- a CDS encoding acyl transferase, with product MTTLSKILAFFPVTVMLLSLLSFLWLCGDGGIWALFALVFWLYGLPLIVYRIHSHFYPLEEGISYLRGQEYSPWWGSSQIQLIYSSFPMLEVVLRLIPGAFSAWLRLWGSQVGQDVYWTPHLDLTDRGLVEVGDRVIVGHRVGFYPHAIKPKKDNLVLYVKKIKIGSDVFIGAGCRLTPGAEVENGTFVPTLTDVYPNQKVK from the coding sequence ATGACGACTCTGAGTAAAATACTGGCTTTTTTCCCGGTTACGGTGATGTTATTGTCCCTATTGTCGTTTTTGTGGCTGTGCGGTGATGGGGGAATTTGGGCGCTGTTTGCTTTGGTGTTTTGGTTGTATGGTTTGCCCCTGATAGTTTATAGAATTCACAGCCATTTTTATCCTTTAGAAGAGGGAATTAGCTATTTGCGGGGTCAGGAGTATTCTCCTTGGTGGGGTAGCAGTCAAATTCAGTTGATTTATAGTAGTTTCCCGATGTTGGAGGTGGTGTTAAGATTGATTCCCGGTGCTTTTTCTGCATGGTTGCGGTTGTGGGGTTCTCAGGTGGGTCAGGATGTGTATTGGACGCCGCATCTGGATCTTACGGATAGGGGGTTGGTGGAGGTGGGCGATCGGGTCATAGTCGGACACCGCGTCGGGTTCTATCCCCACGCCATTAAACCCAAAAAAGATAACCTGGTTTTGTATGTCAAAAAAATCAAAATTGGCAGCGATGTATTCATTGGCGCCGGTTGTCGCCTCACCCCCGGAGCGGAAGTAGAAAACGGCACTTTTGTCCCCACCCTCACGGATGTCTATCCCAATCAAAAGGTAAAATAA
- a CDS encoding ferritin-like domain-containing protein, with product MIFAHKTAGFELPSWPKAHKCDRLLSGALKSRLGKPLQPTEPPEFPYWDAAYFGLDKVTIFRDATPDEQQQILHLCSQELLAEAYFIEKAGVGYMAKMTLMAETTQERMLYAMFGADEATHLGQIISFLPVEPAATSDKFLQLLSELVETEDKSLLLFLMQVVLEGWGLTHYRSLAKHCRYPGLGQMFYNFLQEESRHHAAGEMIFTETSLSIASEHAIIEALTLFLQMVQAGPQRVVAVLERVKGHLSKAQKVKIFEELDTEAHSGTRLAVLHGLMQPPNARGIVAELKQRGAFEPFSPSQCAALSEVAVSG from the coding sequence ATGATTTTTGCGCATAAAACTGCTGGTTTTGAGTTACCGAGTTGGCCGAAAGCTCATAAGTGCGATCGGCTCCTGTCCGGCGCCCTCAAAAGCCGTCTGGGCAAACCTCTCCAACCCACCGAACCGCCGGAATTTCCTTACTGGGATGCGGCTTACTTCGGTTTAGATAAAGTTACCATTTTCCGCGACGCTACCCCAGACGAGCAACAGCAAATTTTACATTTATGCAGCCAAGAATTGCTCGCGGAAGCCTATTTTATAGAAAAAGCTGGGGTGGGTTATATGGCGAAAATGACCCTGATGGCAGAAACAACCCAAGAACGGATGCTCTACGCCATGTTTGGCGCCGACGAAGCCACCCACTTAGGGCAAATTATCTCATTTTTGCCCGTGGAACCCGCCGCTACCTCCGATAAATTTCTCCAGCTCTTATCGGAGTTGGTAGAAACGGAAGATAAGAGCCTACTTTTATTTCTGATGCAAGTGGTGTTAGAAGGTTGGGGACTCACCCATTACCGCAGTCTCGCTAAACATTGCCGCTACCCAGGTTTAGGGCAGATGTTTTATAATTTTTTACAAGAAGAATCCCGCCACCACGCTGCTGGGGAGATGATTTTTACGGAAACTTCTTTATCTATTGCCAGTGAGCATGCTATTATAGAAGCATTGACATTATTTTTGCAGATGGTGCAAGCGGGACCCCAGCGAGTTGTTGCCGTTTTAGAGCGGGTGAAAGGTCATTTATCAAAAGCCCAAAAAGTGAAGATATTTGAAGAACTGGATACCGAAGCTCACAGCGGGACTCGGTTAGCGGTACTGCATGGTTTGATGCAGCCACCTAATGCTAGAGGTATTGTTGCCGAATTAAAGCAGCGGGGGGCATTTGAGCCTTTTTCTCCGAGTCAATGTGCGGCTTTGTCTGAAGTGGCGGTATCGGGGTAG
- a CDS encoding HEAT repeat domain-containing protein: MVQQNVKNPILDNLDSDEPDRQAVALMDLVDAQFYPAAPHIVRLLKSPAADIRADAAYALGYLGGDEPDRYGAALMELLDDGEELVRCEAVEALGLLVYSPAVDNLKKLLREDSSSLVRASAAEALGQLGKSEALEVLEYSLLDADEDESVRAYAANAIGLLHHPPEAQILGKLKNYLAVEGSLSVKSELLGASYWLGAKAALSDLLQLLSNADENLATLILNILTDLTGRHSPSTLATDAANMSEVLRAIAHRFPILAPHTEQLLRATGSQS, encoded by the coding sequence ATGGTTCAACAAAATGTTAAAAATCCAATTCTGGATAATTTAGATTCAGACGAGCCGGACCGGCAAGCTGTCGCCTTAATGGACTTGGTTGATGCCCAATTTTACCCAGCGGCTCCCCACATCGTGCGGTTACTCAAATCGCCTGCAGCGGATATTAGAGCTGATGCTGCATATGCTTTGGGTTATCTTGGTGGGGATGAACCCGACAGGTATGGGGCAGCATTAATGGAGTTGCTGGATGATGGGGAAGAGTTGGTTAGGTGTGAGGCGGTGGAGGCTTTAGGTTTGCTGGTTTATTCGCCTGCAGTGGATAATCTTAAAAAACTGTTAAGAGAAGATTCATCGTCCCTAGTAAGAGCGTCAGCAGCAGAAGCCTTGGGGCAATTAGGAAAATCAGAAGCGTTAGAGGTTTTGGAATATTCGCTACTGGATGCTGATGAGGATGAGTCGGTGAGAGCTTATGCGGCTAACGCGATCGGGCTGCTGCATCATCCCCCAGAAGCGCAAATATTGGGCAAACTGAAAAATTATCTGGCGGTGGAAGGTTCTTTGAGTGTAAAATCAGAATTACTCGGTGCTAGCTATTGGCTGGGGGCTAAGGCGGCTCTGTCAGATCTGCTGCAATTGTTGTCAAATGCTGATGAAAATTTGGCTACATTAATATTGAACATTTTAACGGATTTGACGGGGCGCCATTCCCCATCAACCCTAGCAACAGATGCAGCGAATATGAGTGAGGTGTTACGGGCGATCGCTCACCGCTTCCCCATCTTAGCTCCTCATACAGAGCAACTACTCAGAGCCACCGGCTCCCAAAGCTAA
- a CDS encoding aromatic ring-hydroxylating dioxygenase subunit alpha, with protein MRFEDFWYVVGLSEELGQNNVLARMVLGEWLAVFRGEDGEAIALRDRCMHRNSRLSPGTVCAGKIHCPYHGWVYDKTGQVVAVPAEGDNLQKLPDRRAQKYATKEQDGYIYVRLADKPPAELDPFPMPYYGKPGWETVRVINRFANNVTNCAENFIDIPHTVSVHPGIFRNPRQQKLEMTVERRNGSVFVTYRNETNNLGMWEKFLNRRGREVHHTDSFHMPNITSVEYDFGNHRRFFITSQSIPETDNSTLVYTDVTFNYGIWNKLARPFVRWTAQKIIDQDIIILGIQGEVIAKYGSQFANTPADTIHVFVESIRHCIAAGEDPRKLPEIKRKVDFWV; from the coding sequence GTGAGGTTTGAAGATTTTTGGTATGTGGTGGGTTTGAGTGAGGAGTTAGGACAAAATAATGTCTTAGCGCGGATGGTTTTGGGGGAATGGTTGGCGGTGTTTCGCGGGGAGGATGGGGAGGCGATCGCGTTACGCGATCGCTGCATGCACCGCAACAGTCGCCTCTCCCCCGGAACAGTCTGCGCGGGCAAAATTCACTGCCCCTACCACGGTTGGGTATATGATAAAACCGGACAAGTGGTAGCAGTTCCCGCTGAGGGAGATAATTTGCAAAAGCTGCCCGATCGCCGCGCCCAAAAATACGCCACCAAAGAACAAGATGGATATATCTACGTCCGTTTAGCCGATAAACCACCGGCAGAATTAGACCCATTCCCCATGCCTTATTATGGGAAACCAGGATGGGAAACCGTGCGCGTAATTAACCGGTTTGCCAATAACGTCACCAACTGCGCCGAAAACTTTATCGACATTCCCCACACCGTCTCGGTACATCCAGGAATTTTTCGCAACCCCCGCCAGCAAAAACTAGAAATGACAGTGGAGCGGCGTAATGGTTCGGTATTTGTCACCTACCGCAATGAAACGAATAATTTAGGAATGTGGGAAAAATTCCTCAACCGGCGTGGAAGAGAAGTGCATCACACCGATAGCTTTCATATGCCCAATATCACCAGTGTAGAATATGACTTTGGCAACCACCGGCGTTTCTTTATCACCAGTCAATCTATCCCCGAAACCGATAATAGCACTTTAGTTTACACAGATGTCACCTTTAATTATGGCATTTGGAACAAGTTGGCGCGTCCTTTCGTCCGGTGGACAGCCCAAAAAATTATCGACCAAGATATCATTATTTTGGGCATTCAGGGAGAAGTAATTGCCAAATATGGCAGCCAGTTTGCCAATACTCCCGCCGATACTATTCACGTTTTTGTAGAATCGATTCGCCATTGCATAGCGGCGGGAGAAGACCCTAGAAAACTGCCAGAGATAAAACGGAAAGTTGATTTTTGGGTGTAA
- a CDS encoding NAD(P)H-hydrate dehydratase, translated as MTKDKEQIHQIVVTAAQMRAIETRVFEAGMPVAALMEKVAGMVTRRIQELYPHPQKVGFIIGPGHNGGDALVVARELHFQGYPIVLYSPVSKFKELTGHHARYLASLGFHISNDISIVQECDLIVDGLFGFGLEKPLTEPIIDGINQINQLSQPVLSIDIPSGLHTDTGEVLGAAIRATRTFCLGLWKLGELQDKALEYIGIPELIDFDLPSADIEAVLGNPAPIRRITPKVALAHLPLPRAAASHKYQFGHLLLICGSRQYAGASILAGLGARATGVGMLSIAVPESIKPILHGQLPEALIIGCPETATGAISNLPEHIDLHSYDAIACGPGITTAPESLIATILSVNAPLILDADALNIIAQLGAIAPLSYRKFPTIITPHPGEFKRLFPHLEASLAKNRVEAAQIAATESNTVVLLKGARVVIARPEKFGGETWINPQSTPALARGGSGDVLTGLLGGLIAHSRRFSTPESPNQTHIFGSVQTAVWWHARAGEIAATELTEMGVDAFTLTKYLLSAIRSEIQTNA; from the coding sequence ATGACAAAGGACAAAGAACAAATTCACCAAATCGTCGTTACTGCGGCTCAAATGCGCGCCATTGAAACGCGAGTATTTGAAGCAGGAATGCCCGTCGCCGCCCTCATGGAAAAAGTGGCGGGAATGGTTACCCGCCGCATTCAAGAACTCTATCCCCATCCCCAAAAAGTCGGTTTTATCATCGGTCCGGGACATAACGGCGGCGATGCCTTAGTCGTAGCGCGGGAATTGCACTTTCAGGGTTATCCTATTGTCCTCTATTCCCCGGTTTCTAAATTTAAAGAACTGACAGGACACCACGCTCGCTATTTAGCCAGTTTAGGTTTTCACATCAGTAATGATATCTCCATTGTCCAAGAGTGCGATTTAATTGTTGATGGCTTATTCGGTTTTGGGCTAGAAAAACCATTAACCGAACCAATTATCGATGGAATTAACCAAATAAATCAATTATCACAACCAGTTTTAAGCATCGATATTCCATCTGGTTTGCACACCGATACGGGCGAAGTTTTGGGCGCCGCCATCCGGGCTACTCGGACTTTTTGCCTGGGTTTATGGAAATTAGGGGAATTGCAAGATAAAGCCCTAGAATATATCGGCATCCCCGAATTAATCGATTTTGATTTACCGAGCGCCGATATTGAGGCAGTATTGGGCAATCCGGCGCCAATTAGAAGAATCACGCCGAAAGTAGCCCTAGCCCATCTACCCTTACCCCGTGCGGCGGCAAGCCATAAATATCAATTTGGCCATTTACTCCTAATTTGCGGTTCTCGCCAATACGCCGGAGCCTCAATTTTAGCAGGTTTGGGTGCTAGAGCCACTGGGGTAGGGATGCTGTCTATTGCCGTTCCCGAATCAATTAAACCGATTTTGCACGGACAGTTACCCGAAGCCTTGATTATTGGCTGTCCCGAAACAGCAACCGGCGCCATATCTAACCTCCCAGAACACATCGACTTGCACAGTTATGATGCCATAGCCTGCGGTCCTGGAATTACCACCGCCCCGGAATCATTAATTGCTACTATTTTAAGCGTAAATGCACCTCTAATTTTAGATGCAGATGCCTTAAACATCATTGCCCAATTAGGTGCGATCGCTCCCTTATCATACCGGAAATTTCCCACCATCATCACCCCCCATCCCGGCGAATTCAAACGCCTATTTCCCCACCTAGAGGCATCTTTAGCTAAAAATCGGGTTGAAGCCGCCCAAATCGCCGCCACAGAAAGCAACACCGTGGTATTATTAAAAGGGGCCAGAGTCGTCATTGCTCGCCCAGAAAAATTTGGCGGCGAAACCTGGATTAACCCCCAAAGTACCCCCGCTCTCGCTCGCGGCGGTAGTGGCGATGTCCTCACCGGATTACTCGGAGGTCTCATCGCCCACTCAAGGCGTTTTTCAACTCCTGAAAGTCCCAACCAAACCCACATATTTGGCAGCGTCCAAACAGCAGTTTGGTGGCACGCTCGGGCAGGAGAAATTGCCGCTACAGAGCTGACCGAAATGGGGGTTGACGCCTTCACCTTAACGAAATATTTGCTAAGTGCGATTCGCAGTGAAATCCAAACAAATGCTTAA